In one window of Rhodopseudomonas palustris HaA2 DNA:
- a CDS encoding AIPR family protein: MSSLKVNQIKVRLRELFEPHLNVSDISPRDAERDQKILTRCLAALAVSTVAGCTPKQAAESVWDGTGDNGIDAAYYDPSDQSVVFVQSKWINAGTGEPEAKDIGTFATGVRDAIEQNVDAFHSRLHASLQDIFAQINTPGTSVHLVVVTTGVSQLAKPSTLHFDRLLSELNGADPNELVSWELLGLNEVYTRLASDPEGGRVTLEAQILDWSRVNSPYVAYFGIVDGYQLKTWWKRHGKSLVVSNIRHSLGGTDVNNEIRQTALNSPEKFWYFNNGITLIAEEAVVAPAKAATQSAGQFRFRGASIVNGAQTVSSLGRIENDTNLGLVRVPIRVILLESAPPGFGKEVTRTNNLQNRIESRDFVAQDPEQKRIKEEMAVEDVDYQFLRSEEISPSASSCELIEVTVALACASGDPLLAVQVKSGIGKFFNDLQKAPYRTIYNPSTSGARAFNATAMNRHIDGWIERRKKSITKKNGAAWGVLVHGNRILSAGVFRLYGLNRLSKPICEFRNEINDPAPIYRLCTDVHARMTASIEKEFPEKFLAVLFKNPSHSKVVFEDAIRTGR, translated from the coding sequence ATGTCTTCCCTCAAGGTCAATCAAATCAAGGTTCGATTACGTGAACTGTTCGAGCCACACCTGAATGTTTCTGACATTTCTCCGCGCGACGCAGAACGAGATCAGAAGATCTTGACGAGATGCTTGGCTGCCTTGGCCGTTTCTACAGTCGCCGGTTGCACGCCAAAACAAGCCGCGGAGTCGGTGTGGGACGGTACCGGCGACAACGGAATCGACGCGGCCTACTATGATCCGTCAGACCAGTCCGTGGTCTTTGTTCAATCAAAATGGATCAACGCGGGGACCGGCGAGCCGGAGGCAAAAGATATAGGAACATTTGCCACAGGTGTTCGCGATGCAATTGAGCAGAATGTCGATGCATTCCACAGTCGACTACACGCCAGTCTTCAGGACATCTTCGCTCAAATCAATACGCCCGGCACCTCTGTCCACCTGGTAGTTGTCACCACCGGTGTAAGTCAACTTGCGAAGCCGAGCACTTTGCACTTTGATCGGCTGCTTTCGGAACTCAATGGCGCGGACCCCAACGAACTGGTCTCGTGGGAACTTCTCGGCTTGAACGAAGTCTATACTCGTCTCGCAAGTGATCCCGAAGGCGGCCGCGTGACGCTTGAGGCACAGATCCTAGATTGGTCTCGCGTCAATTCTCCCTATGTCGCATATTTCGGTATTGTTGACGGGTATCAGCTGAAGACATGGTGGAAGCGCCACGGTAAGAGTTTGGTGGTATCCAACATTCGTCATTCTCTCGGCGGAACCGACGTAAACAATGAGATCCGTCAGACAGCACTCAATTCGCCAGAAAAATTCTGGTATTTTAATAATGGAATCACACTGATCGCTGAGGAGGCAGTTGTTGCTCCCGCCAAGGCTGCGACTCAATCTGCAGGGCAATTTCGTTTTCGAGGTGCATCGATCGTTAATGGGGCCCAAACCGTCAGCTCGCTTGGGCGCATCGAGAACGATACAAACCTCGGATTGGTGCGCGTACCAATCCGAGTGATCCTGCTGGAATCAGCGCCACCCGGCTTCGGAAAGGAAGTCACACGAACGAACAACCTTCAGAATAGGATAGAATCTCGCGACTTCGTGGCCCAGGATCCGGAGCAGAAACGAATCAAGGAGGAGATGGCGGTTGAAGACGTCGACTATCAATTCCTGCGCAGCGAAGAGATTAGCCCGTCGGCGAGTAGCTGTGAGCTGATTGAAGTCACCGTAGCTCTCGCATGCGCATCCGGGGATCCACTTCTCGCAGTGCAGGTGAAAAGCGGAATCGGGAAGTTCTTTAACGATCTTCAGAAGGCCCCCTATCGAACGATCTACAATCCCTCGACCAGCGGAGCTCGTGCTTTCAATGCAACGGCAATGAACCGTCATATCGATGGATGGATCGAACGAAGAAAGAAAAGTATAACAAAGAAGAATGGTGCCGCATGGGGCGTCCTTGTTCACGGAAACCGTATTCTCTCGGCTGGCGTGTTCCGGCTCTACGGCTTGAACCGGCTGTCGAAACCTATTTGCGAATTCAGAAATGAGATCAACGATCCGGCGCCCATTTACAGGCTGTGCACTGATGTTCACGCGCGAATGACGGCTTCGATCGAGAAAGAATTCCCGGAAAAATTCTTGGCTGTTCTGTTCAAGAACCCATCGCATAGCAAGGTCGTCTTTGAGGATGCTATCCGGACAGGTCGGTAG
- a CDS encoding sensor domain-containing diguanylate cyclase — protein sequence MPTTTTKPSSGDETPAGSSIDPAEAARLRHELREASQALETLYAALDNVDSGLLILNKELRAVYSNPILHVMFRANSCEEIRQTRPFYADMLAAAAQAVAVDLDDYVARRLAWVQSGDPKPMDLAMIDGKALRCHLAVLPDGGRMLIYSDVTDIVRNAEELERLATTDGMTGIFNRRHFLTLADREWARARRYGRPLSCLMIDIDHFKSINDDFGHQVGDDMIVHLAKLARDCKRDCDVLARIGGEEFALLLPETDLPQALAVAERLRGEVAASSLLMASGSVRATVSIGAATSAATIDGISDLMRAADRALYEAKHGGRNRVVCHVSPDAVPSVAAPCLDPSLTAARLS from the coding sequence ATGCCGACAACAACAACAAAGCCGTCCTCGGGAGACGAAACGCCGGCGGGATCGTCGATCGATCCGGCCGAAGCCGCGCGCCTGCGGCACGAGCTGCGCGAGGCCAGCCAGGCGCTCGAGACGCTCTACGCCGCGCTCGACAATGTCGACAGCGGCCTGCTGATCCTCAACAAAGAGCTGCGCGCGGTCTACAGCAATCCGATCCTGCACGTGATGTTCCGGGCCAACAGTTGCGAGGAGATCCGGCAGACGCGGCCGTTCTACGCCGACATGCTGGCGGCCGCGGCCCAGGCGGTCGCGGTCGATCTCGACGACTACGTCGCGCGCCGGCTGGCCTGGGTGCAGTCCGGCGATCCGAAGCCGATGGATCTGGCGATGATCGACGGCAAGGCGCTGCGCTGCCATCTCGCCGTGCTGCCGGACGGCGGCCGCATGCTGATCTACAGCGACGTCACCGACATCGTGCGCAACGCCGAAGAGCTCGAGCGGCTGGCGACGACCGACGGCATGACGGGGATCTTCAACCGCCGGCACTTTCTGACGCTGGCCGATCGCGAATGGGCGCGCGCCCGCCGCTATGGTCGGCCGTTGTCGTGCCTGATGATCGACATCGACCATTTCAAATCGATCAACGACGATTTCGGCCATCAGGTCGGCGACGACATGATCGTGCATCTGGCGAAATTGGCGCGCGACTGCAAGCGCGACTGCGACGTGCTCGCCCGGATCGGCGGCGAGGAATTCGCGCTGCTGCTGCCAGAGACCGATCTGCCGCAGGCGCTGGCGGTGGCGGAACGACTGCGCGGCGAGGTCGCCGCCAGTTCATTGCTGATGGCCTCGGGTTCGGTCCGCGCCACCGTCAGCATCGGCGCGGCGACGTCGGCCGCGACCATCGACGGCATTTCCGATCTGATGCGGGCCGCCGATCGCGCCCTCTACGAGGCCAAGCACGGCGGACGCAACCGGGTGGTCTGTCACGTCTCGCCCGACGCGGTGCCGAGTGTCGCGGCGCCATGCCTCGATCCGTCGCTCACGGCGGCGCGCCTCTCCTAA
- a CDS encoding 5-carboxymethyl-2-hydroxymuconate Delta-isomerase, protein MPHLVMDYSGDHLGRDRVAGVIEQLAITAAATGVMQAADIKVRARGFDDYLVAGRRDSFVHLAVFMLAGRTPAQKEALSIALRQTLVEHCPDIVSLSVDIRDMDPVAYKKRLKGA, encoded by the coding sequence ATGCCGCATCTCGTGATGGACTATTCGGGCGATCATCTCGGCCGCGACCGCGTCGCCGGCGTGATCGAGCAGCTCGCCATCACCGCTGCGGCGACCGGGGTGATGCAGGCGGCGGACATCAAAGTGCGCGCCCGCGGCTTCGACGACTATCTGGTCGCCGGCCGGCGCGACAGCTTCGTGCATCTCGCCGTGTTCATGCTGGCCGGCCGCACGCCGGCGCAGAAGGAAGCGCTCAGCATCGCGCTGCGCCAGACCCTGGTCGAGCACTGCCCCGACATCGTCAGCCTCAGCGTCGACATCCGCGACATGGACCCGGTGGCGTATAAGAAGCGGTTGAAGGGGGCGTAG